A window of Vallitalea longa genomic DNA:
AATTTCAGATAGAATACTAGTAATGTGTAATGGAAGGTTAAAAGCTGATCTCAAAACATTAGATACAGATCAAGAAGAAATAATGTATTATGCAACACAATATGATTCGACGGAGGTAATTTAAATGAGTACTACTGAAAATAAAATTACTTTACCTAAAAGTATAAAACAGTTTTTGTCTACTCTTAGTGGATTAATAGTGTTATTGATTATATTTGCAATAAGCAATAAGAATTTTTTTACGACTGATAATATTTTAAATGTTATTGTGCAGACTACACCCATTTTGTTAATTGCTATAGGGCAGACGTATGTTTTGATTACAGGGGGTATTGATTTATCGATTGGTTCTAATATAGCTATATCAGGGGTCGTTACAGCAATGCTCATGAAATCAGGTCTGCCCATCTTTTTGTCAATCATCATAGGATTATTAAGTGCTACAACTGTTGGTGTTGCTAATGGCGCTCTAGTGACATATGGAAAATTACCGCCATTTATAGTAACATTAGGTACAATGACAGCTGTAAGAGGTATTACTCTAACATTAACAAAAGGGATACCAATTAGCGGACTTCCTGATGGATTTAATGCTATTGGAATAGAAAAAACTTTTGGAATACCCAATCCAATCTATATAATGATATTTTTTGTTATAATATTTGGATTGATATTGGCTAAAACAAAAACAGGACGTTATACATATGCTCTAGGCAGTAATTTTGAAGCTTCAAGACTCTCAGGAGTAAACGTACATTCATCACTTATCAAAGTATATGCATTCAGTGGTTTACTATCAGGTGTTGCAGGACTAGTTATGGCTGCACGTATTATATCAGCACCACCTACTGCTGGAATGGGTTATGAGCTTAATGCTGTTGCTGCATCAGTTATTGGTGGAGCCAGTACATTGGGTGGAGAAGGTACTATTGCCGGTACTGCTGTAGGTGCACTTATTATTGGCATACTAAGTAATGGACTGAATTTAATGGGGGTTTCACCTTTTATACAACAGATTGTTACAGGTATTGTAATTATAGGAGCTGTATTTGCTGATAAGATAAGACATAATGATTAATCATGATAATAGATATTTTTAAGTTCAATTACTTAGATATATCAAATTATAAATTAGGAGGATAAAAAAATGAAAAAATTATGTTCAATATTACTAGTTATGACATTGATTTTAACAGTAGTGGGGTGTGGTAAAGAAGACAAAAAAACTTCTAGTAGTGGGGATTTGACTGTAACTCTAATAACAATGGATTCTATGGATGAGCACTGGTTAAAAGTAAAAAATGGTGCTGAAGATGCGGCAAAAGAACTTGAAGGTGTAAAAATCAATTTTGATGCTCCTCAGACTAAAGTTGATGCAACAGTTCAAGCGCAGTTGGTAGAGAATGCTGTAACTAATAAATCAGATGCAATAATGCTAGCGGCACTTGATAAAGAAGCACTTAAACCAGCAGTAGAAAAAGCTAAAAAAGAAGATATTCCAGTTATCTTTGTTGACTCTGGCGTAAACACAGAAGATTATGATGCTTTTTATTCAACTGATAATGGAGCAGCAGCTGCAATGGCAGCAGATCATCTAGCAAAATTAATTGGCGAAAAGGGTAAAATAGCAATAGTTAATGCTCAAGCTGGTGCAGGAACAACTATGACTAGAGAGAATGAGTTCAGAAACCGTATTGAAAGCACTTATCCTGATATAGAGATAGTCGGTGTTCAATATTCGGACGGTGACAAACAAAAAGCCCTTAACTATGCGACAGACTTCATGACTCAATATCCTGATTTAGTAGGATTCTATGCTTGTAATGAAGGATCTACTGTTGGTGTAGGTAATGCTGTAGACCAGTCAGGTAAAGATGATAGTGTATATGTTGTAGGTTTCGACTTTTCAGATGATGTAAAAGCACTTATAGAAAAAGGAGCAATAAAAGCTTCAATGGTTCAAAATCCTTATACTATGGGTTATGAAGGAGTAAAAGCAGCTATAGATATAATCAACGGTAAAGAAGTTTCACCTAAGGATGTTGATACTGGTGTAACAATAGCAACAAAAGAAAATCTTGATGAAATAAAATAATGAATAGTTATACATAATAACGTTAGTTGAATCAATAATTATTATTAAAGATATAAAGGAACTATCTAGCAACACATTTATGATTATAAATGTATCAAGATGGTTCCTTAATATTATTCAAATAAAATAAAAGTTCCATTTTCAAATAAAAAAAAATAGTTATATGATATATAATAACTATGTTATAATAATAGTTGGTGGTTAATATGAGAAAAAACGTAATTCATCATAAGATATTTCATAAGATAGTTATTCTTTTATGCATAACATTTATATTAACAAGTTGTCGCTATGATTCTAAAATAAAACAATCGACAGAATTAGGAATAGTTCCTTCTGATACCAAGGACAGTATGGTTAAGTTGAAAATGCTTATAATTGGAGCTGAACCTTTAGATTTTGAAGATGTATTAATAGATGCCAATAAAATATTGAATAAGGAAATAGGCGTAGAATTAATTGTTGAATTTCTTGAAAAAGAAGTTCTTGAATCTAAATATCATGCTAATTTTGCAGGTGGAGCTGATTTTGATTTAGTTCAATGTTATCCATATCACTATAATCAATATGTAGCAAAATCAGCATATATGAAACTTACAGATGATATGTTTAGTAAATGTGCACCTGTCACATATGAACGGTTAAGAGAGTCAATATTCAATGAGATCAGTGTAGATAACAATATTTATATGGTACCTTCTTCGGGGTATTTACCTAGACAGCAATTATTGATTGTTCGTGGTGATTTATTGCGGCAGAGTGGTATTTATACAATAGATACAATAGAAGAGCTAGAAGATTATTTTGATTATATCAAAGAAAATGTAAGTAATATGATACCGCTTGATATTGGTTATAATGCTTACAATTTGTTTGATTTTTTGTATGCAAAGAAAGGGCTTGAAAGATATGACGACTCATTGTTCATGATTGATAAGAAAGATGATAATAAAGTTTTATGGTTACCGGATAATGAGTTGTTTATTGATTATTTTAATATTATTTCTAAATGGTCTTTGGAAGAATATATACCGTTTAATGCATCAAGCAAAAAAATTGTGAACAAAGATAAATTTCTAGAAGGCAAAAGTGCCTCGTATTTAGGCAATATCTATGAAATAGAAAACATAAAATGTTATGTAAACAAAAAAAATCCACAGTACAAACCTTATGTAGTAACATTGGGATGTAATCTTAATCAAGTCAGGTATCCAATGGATAATGGAATAGCAATAAAAAATGGTACTACCAATGCGGCTAAATGTCTTCAGTTCATTGAAGAAATAAACACTAATAAAGATTTGTTCAGGTTATTGAATTATGGTATAAAAGGAATACATTATAAAATATCGAAGGAAGGCAATTACGTACCATTAGTTATGAGTTATCGTTATCCAATATATAATAATTATGTATGGTGTATGAACAGAAAATTAATGCTTCCCTATGAATTTACTACAGAGATAGCAGATAAAATAGTAATCAATAATAGACATAAAGCTATAGATATGAAATCAATAGATATAAAACTAGATGAAATAGACACTCTAAATAAGAATCTTTTATATCCTATTACTCTTGGAAATATTGATATTACTGAAAATTTGAGTGTATATAAAAAGAAAATGGAAGAAGCAGGTTTTAATTTATATAATAGGGAAGTGATAAGGTGTTCAGACTATTAATTATTGATGACGAGTTCATAACTAGAAAAGGTATAATAAAAAATATTGATTATAGTAATTACAATATACAGGAAATACAAGAAGCTGACGATGGTGTAAATGCTCTGAAAATAGCTAAGGATTATCAACCTGATATTGTGATTTCAGATATTAAGATGCCTAGAATGGATGGGGTAACATTTGCATTCGAATTAAAAAAAATATTACCTAACTGTAGAATAATATTAATGAGTGCATATACAGAGTTGGATTATTATAGAAATGCCATTAAACTAAATGCAGTAAGTTATATTGAAAAACCTATAGATCTAGAGGAACTGAAGCAGTCTATAAAGAATGCTGTAGATGATCTTATGCAGTATACACAGTATGAAACAATGAGTAAACAAGTAGATGAATTAATAAAAACTAATAAAGAAGTTCTTAAAAGCCAATTATCTACTATGATAATAGATAATAACCGTAATATATCTCATGTAATTCAAAAAGGAAATGAATTGGGTTTACAACTTGATTCTGAACATTATTATCTGACAGTGATTATTAAACAATATATAGAAGACAGATTAGATCCATATGATCAAGGTATTTCTAAACAAAGGATAACCTCGATACTGGAAAAATATCTGCAGCCTTTACAAATAAATTACGTAATGCACTTTAAAGGAAATATAGCCGTCATAACATTGATTGTAGAAAGACAACATCGTCTAGTACTCAATTATGATAAATTAGAAATAGTTTTTACTGAAATATATAAGGAACTGTTGGAGATTTGTCAACCAGCGATAAGTTTAGGGAAAGTGGTGTCTGGTATAAATGAAGTATACGATAGTTATGTTTCTGCTGTGATAGCAAAAGAAAAATTATTTTTCAAAAAAGGTATAAGTATCAATCACTATAAAACGAGTGAAGAAGATAAGAGTTTAGATATGGACAATACTTTGTTTAATAGATTTGACAAATATCTAGAAACATCCAGCAAAATAGATTGCATACTTTTTATCAAGCATTTGACAGAAAAGATAAGAAGATATAATAATACACCTAAAAATATCATTATAGATATATATGCAAGACTCTTCACTATAATCAACCAATATCTGCATAATATGAATAACTTGGATGATATCAATAATGATATACATTTTAATGATATTTCTAAGATGATAACGTTAGATGCTCTTGAGTCATATATGATTGATAATATAGATTGCTATTTTCTAATATTGAAAGAACAAAGTGAAGCAGGATCCATTGCTGTTAGAGTGAAAAAGATAATTCATGATAGTTATGGAGATTCTAATTTGTCTTTGGAAGTAATAAGTAATCATTTACAGGTTAGTAAAAATTATTTATCAGCAGTATTTAAGAAAGAGACAAGTATGACAATTAATAAATACATCACTAAGTATCGTATTGAGAAAGCCAAGACCAAATTACGAGATACTTCATATAGAATAGAAATCGTAGCTAATCTAGTAGGATATGATGATAGTGATTATTTTTCTAAAGTATTCAAGAAATATGTTTTATGTACACCAAGAGAATATAGAAAAAAATTTATAAAATAGTTTAGGAAGAGAATGCCATATGCATTATTTAAATAACTTAAAATTAAAATATAAACTTATAATCAGTTATTTCATTCTAATAGTTATTCCTTTAATAATATTTAGTCGTCTTTCTTTTAAAGAGTTTGCTCATATATTGGAAGATCGTATAATATATTCTGCAAACCAATCCTTCAACCAAGGAACGGAATATGTTACATACAAGATACATAAAATCATAGAGGTATCGGATAATATTACTGTTAATGATTATGTAAAAGAAATATTAGAAAGAGATAGTGATGATACAAGTGTCTTACAATTACATGAAGATCTTAATAATTTAAGAAGTCTATTATATTCTTATAAAGGTGATAAAGATATCCATAATATCTGTGTTTACATAAATGATAAACTACTTCATGATGACAGTGATGGTGAAATAGCTTCAATCAGTTATGCGAAAAAACAGAAATGGTTCAGCCAATTACCAGGTGCAGGTTCAAGAGTTTTTATGGTTCCTCCTGCTTTTTATAAAAGACCCGATGAAGATAATGATATGGTTTTATCAGTTGCCAGAAGAATAACGAGTTCAACGGATTACATCGATATCATAGGGTATCTACGCATTGATTTCCTTGAGAAAAATATTAGAGATATTTTGATTAATGCCAATGCTATAGATGGAAGTTTAACTTATATCCGTAGTAGAGATGATAGAATCGTCAGTACTACTGATAATGGGTTATTAAATAAATATAGGCTTTCTTTAGCTAATATTGAAAGACTACAGAAAATCAAAAATTGGACTATAATAAATATCAACAATGAAGATTGCTATGCGAGAGTAAAAAATATTGAAGATACTGATTGGACTATTATAACTGTAATACCACTTAATGATATTTATAGAGAAGTCGCTGATATCAGTAGACTGATGTTCGTTTTTTTACTTATAATTATACCAGTAACCATTTTGTTTTCTGTTTTATTGACTTACCAATTAACAAGAAGATTAAGTAATCTGTCTAATAAAATGAAATATGCTACAGAAAATATATTTGAAGAATATAATGAAAAGTATAATTATAATGACGAGATTGGAGAACTCACATCTTCATATAACTATATGGTGAAACGTATTTCCACATTGGCAGAGGAGAAATATAAGTCTGGACTTAGCATTAGAAGTACAGAGCTAGAGTTATTACAATCACAGATAAATCCTCATTTCCTATACAATACAATGGATATGATAAATTGGATGAGTTATGATAATCGTGGTGAAGAGATAAGGAAGATTACAAGAGCATTATCAACATTCTATAAAATAAGTCTCAGTAAAGGGAAAACTATGATACCTCTTAGAGATGAGCTTAAGCACGTTGAGTTATATATGGAGATACAGAATTTTAGGCTTAACAAATCTATTGATTTTATAATAGATTGTTCAAAACACTTATTGGATATATTGATACCAAAGATAACTCTACAGCCTATAGTAGAAAATTCAGTATTTCATGGTATTTTGAATAAGGATGATAAAAAAGGCACTATTAAGATTACTTGCAGAGATGATGATACTTATTTAATCATTCTTATAGAAGATGATGGCGTTGGTATGGATGAAACAACAATAAACGAACTATTAGAAAACAACGATAAAAAAGGATTTGGACTTAGAAATATTCAAACCAGATTACTGCTTACATATAATAATAAAAGTAGTTTTAAAGTAACAAGTAAAATCCAAGAAGGGACAGTTACAGAAATTAAGATACCTTTGTTCCTAGATAGATAAAATATAGAAAATATGGTAAAATTATAACAACAAATTCTGATAAAGAAAGACGGGAGATAATATTATGGCATTAATTGAATGTAATTTTACATCTAAGGTACTAGAGTTATCAACTGATTTATTAGCTGTTCTACCAGAAAAAAGTATAGGTTCCATGAAAAAATATCCAGTATTATATCTTTTACATGGATTGTCAGATGATCATACAGGCTGGCAAAGGAGGACATTAATTGAAAACTATGTGAGAGATAAAGAAATTGTTATAATCATGCCTAATGTTCACAGAAGCTTTTACACTGATATGAAAAACGGATATAAATATTTTGAATTCGTGAGCGAAGAACTTCCTTCTATAGTAAAAGAGTTTTTCCCTATTTCAGACAAAAGAGAAGATACTTTCGTAGCTGGTCTTTCTATGGGTGGATTCGGAGCAATGAAACTTGCACTCAACTATCCGGATAGATATAGTAAAGCGGCTAGTTTATCAGGTGCACTGGGAATGGTTAAAAATATGAAAGAAATGGAAGAATATAGTTCAACTAATAAGGATAATTCTGTTTCGGATAATATAACTTTTAGAATCAATGAAATGAAAAATATTTTCGGAAGCTATGGAGAAATTAAAGAAAGCTGCAATGATTTATTTTATTTGCTAGATAAAAATATTGCTGAAGGTAGAGAAATTCCAAACTTATATCAATCATGTGGTACAGAAGATTCTTTGTATGATGATAATATTAGATTCAGAGATTATGTTAAGTCAAAAGGTATTCATATCACTTATGAGGAGTGTGAAGGAGATCATACATGGGATTTCTGGAACAAAATGATAGAGCATGTCATTGAGTGGCTTGATGTGTAATTATTGAATTTCATAAGAAATATATCAGAAGTTATGAAACAGAAAATTATATATATTAAGGATAAACAGCTTTTTAAAAAGGCTGTTTTTTTGTTTTTTTATACTATTAATGTTATGACATTTATTATACGATGATTTATAATATATGCATAAAAAAACAGAGACAGATAGAAAGTTTATGTAAAAATCATATATAGAACTAAGATTTGTACATAAAAGGATAATATTTATACATACAAAATGAAACAAATTTTTGTTAATATAGTTATGTTATTGGTAAAATAGCTAAAATATTAAGCTGGATGTTGTGACGGGGTTTTTAATTGCAACTAAAAGAAGACTAAAGTAAGGAGAGTGACAAAATGTACCAAAAAACGATTAACAGAAGAATTATAGCTATAATTATGTCAATGCTGATGATTGTTTTTTATATTCCAGTATCAGCAGCGGAAAATGAACAATCTACAGAATTAATTGTAGAAGAGTTATCTGAAACTCCAGAAGAAGAAGTAACAGAAACTCCAGAAGAACAGGTAACAGAAACTCCCGAGGAAGAGGTAACAGGAACTTCGGAGGAAGAGGTAAAAGAAACTCCTAAGGAAGAGGTAACAGAAACTCCTAAGGAAGAAATAACAGAAACTTCTAAGGAAGAGATAAA
This region includes:
- a CDS encoding ABC transporter permease → MSTTENKITLPKSIKQFLSTLSGLIVLLIIFAISNKNFFTTDNILNVIVQTTPILLIAIGQTYVLITGGIDLSIGSNIAISGVVTAMLMKSGLPIFLSIIIGLLSATTVGVANGALVTYGKLPPFIVTLGTMTAVRGITLTLTKGIPISGLPDGFNAIGIEKTFGIPNPIYIMIFFVIIFGLILAKTKTGRYTYALGSNFEASRLSGVNVHSSLIKVYAFSGLLSGVAGLVMAARIISAPPTAGMGYELNAVAASVIGGASTLGGEGTIAGTAVGALIIGILSNGLNLMGVSPFIQQIVTGIVIIGAVFADKIRHND
- a CDS encoding ABC transporter substrate-binding protein — its product is MKKLCSILLVMTLILTVVGCGKEDKKTSSSGDLTVTLITMDSMDEHWLKVKNGAEDAAKELEGVKINFDAPQTKVDATVQAQLVENAVTNKSDAIMLAALDKEALKPAVEKAKKEDIPVIFVDSGVNTEDYDAFYSTDNGAAAAMAADHLAKLIGEKGKIAIVNAQAGAGTTMTRENEFRNRIESTYPDIEIVGVQYSDGDKQKALNYATDFMTQYPDLVGFYACNEGSTVGVGNAVDQSGKDDSVYVVGFDFSDDVKALIEKGAIKASMVQNPYTMGYEGVKAAIDIINGKEVSPKDVDTGVTIATKENLDEIK
- a CDS encoding ABC transporter substrate-binding protein, producing MRKNVIHHKIFHKIVILLCITFILTSCRYDSKIKQSTELGIVPSDTKDSMVKLKMLIIGAEPLDFEDVLIDANKILNKEIGVELIVEFLEKEVLESKYHANFAGGADFDLVQCYPYHYNQYVAKSAYMKLTDDMFSKCAPVTYERLRESIFNEISVDNNIYMVPSSGYLPRQQLLIVRGDLLRQSGIYTIDTIEELEDYFDYIKENVSNMIPLDIGYNAYNLFDFLYAKKGLERYDDSLFMIDKKDDNKVLWLPDNELFIDYFNIISKWSLEEYIPFNASSKKIVNKDKFLEGKSASYLGNIYEIENIKCYVNKKNPQYKPYVVTLGCNLNQVRYPMDNGIAIKNGTTNAAKCLQFIEEINTNKDLFRLLNYGIKGIHYKISKEGNYVPLVMSYRYPIYNNYVWCMNRKLMLPYEFTTEIADKIVINNRHKAIDMKSIDIKLDEIDTLNKNLLYPITLGNIDITENLSVYKKKMEEAGFNLYNREVIRCSDY
- a CDS encoding response regulator transcription factor, translating into MFRLLIIDDEFITRKGIIKNIDYSNYNIQEIQEADDGVNALKIAKDYQPDIVISDIKMPRMDGVTFAFELKKILPNCRIILMSAYTELDYYRNAIKLNAVSYIEKPIDLEELKQSIKNAVDDLMQYTQYETMSKQVDELIKTNKEVLKSQLSTMIIDNNRNISHVIQKGNELGLQLDSEHYYLTVIIKQYIEDRLDPYDQGISKQRITSILEKYLQPLQINYVMHFKGNIAVITLIVERQHRLVLNYDKLEIVFTEIYKELLEICQPAISLGKVVSGINEVYDSYVSAVIAKEKLFFKKGISINHYKTSEEDKSLDMDNTLFNRFDKYLETSSKIDCILFIKHLTEKIRRYNNTPKNIIIDIYARLFTIINQYLHNMNNLDDINNDIHFNDISKMITLDALESYMIDNIDCYFLILKEQSEAGSIAVRVKKIIHDSYGDSNLSLEVISNHLQVSKNYLSAVFKKETSMTINKYITKYRIEKAKTKLRDTSYRIEIVANLVGYDDSDYFSKVFKKYVLCTPREYRKKFIK
- a CDS encoding sensor histidine kinase, with amino-acid sequence MHYLNNLKLKYKLIISYFILIVIPLIIFSRLSFKEFAHILEDRIIYSANQSFNQGTEYVTYKIHKIIEVSDNITVNDYVKEILERDSDDTSVLQLHEDLNNLRSLLYSYKGDKDIHNICVYINDKLLHDDSDGEIASISYAKKQKWFSQLPGAGSRVFMVPPAFYKRPDEDNDMVLSVARRITSSTDYIDIIGYLRIDFLEKNIRDILINANAIDGSLTYIRSRDDRIVSTTDNGLLNKYRLSLANIERLQKIKNWTIININNEDCYARVKNIEDTDWTIITVIPLNDIYREVADISRLMFVFLLIIIPVTILFSVLLTYQLTRRLSNLSNKMKYATENIFEEYNEKYNYNDEIGELTSSYNYMVKRISTLAEEKYKSGLSIRSTELELLQSQINPHFLYNTMDMINWMSYDNRGEEIRKITRALSTFYKISLSKGKTMIPLRDELKHVELYMEIQNFRLNKSIDFIIDCSKHLLDILIPKITLQPIVENSVFHGILNKDDKKGTIKITCRDDDTYLIILIEDDGVGMDETTINELLENNDKKGFGLRNIQTRLLLTYNNKSSFKVTSKIQEGTVTEIKIPLFLDR
- a CDS encoding alpha/beta hydrolase translates to MALIECNFTSKVLELSTDLLAVLPEKSIGSMKKYPVLYLLHGLSDDHTGWQRRTLIENYVRDKEIVIIMPNVHRSFYTDMKNGYKYFEFVSEELPSIVKEFFPISDKREDTFVAGLSMGGFGAMKLALNYPDRYSKAASLSGALGMVKNMKEMEEYSSTNKDNSVSDNITFRINEMKNIFGSYGEIKESCNDLFYLLDKNIAEGREIPNLYQSCGTEDSLYDDNIRFRDYVKSKGIHITYEECEGDHTWDFWNKMIEHVIEWLDV